One Scomber scombrus chromosome 4, fScoSco1.1, whole genome shotgun sequence genomic region harbors:
- the ela3l gene encoding elastase 3 like isoform X4: protein MEASINMIPIVLVSVLIAGALGCGTPPIEPLTSRVVNGVDAKPHSWPWQISLQYERDGEWRHTCGGSLIAANWVMTAAHCINTKLSYRVFVGKYNLVEEEAGSKAILPEKIIVHEKWNPIFVAFGNDIAMIKLSESVTLSDQVQLTCIPPAGTLLSNLYPCYITGWGRLYTGGPIADKLQQALMPVADHATCSQPDWWGIAVRTTMVCAGGDGIVAGCNGDSGGPLNCKNAQGAWEVHGIASFVSGLGCNYEKKPTVFTRVSAFNDWIDQVMMYN from the exons ATGG AAGCATCAATCAACATGATCCCCATTGTGCTGGTCTCCGTGCTCATTGCTGGCG CCCTTGGGTGTGGCACCCCACCCATTGAGCCCCTGACTTCCCGTGTGGTCAATGGAGTAGATGCCAAACCCCACAGCTGGCCCTGGCAG ATCTCTCTGCAGTATGAGAGGGACGGTGAGTGGAGGCACACTTGTGGGGGATCGCTGATTGCTGCCAACTGGGTCATGACTGCTGCTCACTGCATCAA CACCAAGCTCTCCTACAGGGTGTTTGTGGGCAAATACAACCTGGTCGAGGAGGAGGCTGGCTCCAAGGCCATCCTGCCTGAGAAGATCATTGTCCATGAGAAATGGAACCCCATCTTTGTAGCCTTCGG TAACGACATTGCCATGATCAAGCTGTCAGAGTCTGTGACTTTGAGTGATCAGGTGCAGTTGACATGTATCCCTCCTGCCGGCACTTTGCTGTCCAACCTCTACCCCTGCTACATCACCGGATGGGGCAGGCTGTACA cTGGAGGCCCCATAGCTGATAAGCTGCAGCAGGCTTTGATGCCTGTGGCTGACCATGCCACCTGCTCCCAGCCTGACTGGTGGGGTATCGCTGTCAGGACCACCATGGTTTGTGCCGGTGGGGATGGAATCGTGGCTGGATGCAAC GGTGACTCCGGTGGCCCTCTTAACTGTAAGAATGCACAGGGTGCCTGGGAGGTCCACGGCATTGCCAGCTTCGTCTCTGGCCTCGGCTGCAACTATGAGAAGAAACCCACTGTCTTTACTCGTGTCTCCGCTTTCAACGACTGGATCGATCAG GTTATGATGTACAACTAA
- the ela3l gene encoding elastase 3 like isoform X1 has protein sequence MPLSLIFVLHFGENKPVPVIQMPASHAVMQAFNFNSRFQGKDVAMERNKAEASINMIPIVLVSVLIAGALGCGTPPIEPLTSRVVNGVDAKPHSWPWQISLQYERDGEWRHTCGGSLIAANWVMTAAHCINTKLSYRVFVGKYNLVEEEAGSKAILPEKIIVHEKWNPIFVAFGNDIAMIKLSESVTLSDQVQLTCIPPAGTLLSNLYPCYITGWGRLYTGGPIADKLQQALMPVADHATCSQPDWWGIAVRTTMVCAGGDGIVAGCNGDSGGPLNCKNAQGAWEVHGIASFVSGLGCNYEKKPTVFTRVSAFNDWIDQVMMYN, from the exons ATGCCTCTTAGTTTGATTTTCGTTTTACATTTCGGAGAAAACAAGCCTGTGCCAGTAATCCAGATGCCGGCTTCCCATGCTGTTATGCAAGCGTTTAATTTTAATTCCAGGTTCCAGGGAAAAGATGTTGCCATGGAAAGGAATAAAG CAGAAGCATCAATCAACATGATCCCCATTGTGCTGGTCTCCGTGCTCATTGCTGGCG CCCTTGGGTGTGGCACCCCACCCATTGAGCCCCTGACTTCCCGTGTGGTCAATGGAGTAGATGCCAAACCCCACAGCTGGCCCTGGCAG ATCTCTCTGCAGTATGAGAGGGACGGTGAGTGGAGGCACACTTGTGGGGGATCGCTGATTGCTGCCAACTGGGTCATGACTGCTGCTCACTGCATCAA CACCAAGCTCTCCTACAGGGTGTTTGTGGGCAAATACAACCTGGTCGAGGAGGAGGCTGGCTCCAAGGCCATCCTGCCTGAGAAGATCATTGTCCATGAGAAATGGAACCCCATCTTTGTAGCCTTCGG TAACGACATTGCCATGATCAAGCTGTCAGAGTCTGTGACTTTGAGTGATCAGGTGCAGTTGACATGTATCCCTCCTGCCGGCACTTTGCTGTCCAACCTCTACCCCTGCTACATCACCGGATGGGGCAGGCTGTACA cTGGAGGCCCCATAGCTGATAAGCTGCAGCAGGCTTTGATGCCTGTGGCTGACCATGCCACCTGCTCCCAGCCTGACTGGTGGGGTATCGCTGTCAGGACCACCATGGTTTGTGCCGGTGGGGATGGAATCGTGGCTGGATGCAAC GGTGACTCCGGTGGCCCTCTTAACTGTAAGAATGCACAGGGTGCCTGGGAGGTCCACGGCATTGCCAGCTTCGTCTCTGGCCTCGGCTGCAACTATGAGAAGAAACCCACTGTCTTTACTCGTGTCTCCGCTTTCAACGACTGGATCGATCAG GTTATGATGTACAACTAA
- the ela3l gene encoding elastase 3 like isoform X3 → MAEASINMIPIVLVSVLIAGALGCGTPPIEPLTSRVVNGVDAKPHSWPWQISLQYERDGEWRHTCGGSLIAANWVMTAAHCINTKLSYRVFVGKYNLVEEEAGSKAILPEKIIVHEKWNPIFVAFGNDIAMIKLSESVTLSDQVQLTCIPPAGTLLSNLYPCYITGWGRLYTGGPIADKLQQALMPVADHATCSQPDWWGIAVRTTMVCAGGDGIVAGCNGDSGGPLNCKNAQGAWEVHGIASFVSGLGCNYEKKPTVFTRVSAFNDWIDQVMMYN, encoded by the exons ATGG CAGAAGCATCAATCAACATGATCCCCATTGTGCTGGTCTCCGTGCTCATTGCTGGCG CCCTTGGGTGTGGCACCCCACCCATTGAGCCCCTGACTTCCCGTGTGGTCAATGGAGTAGATGCCAAACCCCACAGCTGGCCCTGGCAG ATCTCTCTGCAGTATGAGAGGGACGGTGAGTGGAGGCACACTTGTGGGGGATCGCTGATTGCTGCCAACTGGGTCATGACTGCTGCTCACTGCATCAA CACCAAGCTCTCCTACAGGGTGTTTGTGGGCAAATACAACCTGGTCGAGGAGGAGGCTGGCTCCAAGGCCATCCTGCCTGAGAAGATCATTGTCCATGAGAAATGGAACCCCATCTTTGTAGCCTTCGG TAACGACATTGCCATGATCAAGCTGTCAGAGTCTGTGACTTTGAGTGATCAGGTGCAGTTGACATGTATCCCTCCTGCCGGCACTTTGCTGTCCAACCTCTACCCCTGCTACATCACCGGATGGGGCAGGCTGTACA cTGGAGGCCCCATAGCTGATAAGCTGCAGCAGGCTTTGATGCCTGTGGCTGACCATGCCACCTGCTCCCAGCCTGACTGGTGGGGTATCGCTGTCAGGACCACCATGGTTTGTGCCGGTGGGGATGGAATCGTGGCTGGATGCAAC GGTGACTCCGGTGGCCCTCTTAACTGTAAGAATGCACAGGGTGCCTGGGAGGTCCACGGCATTGCCAGCTTCGTCTCTGGCCTCGGCTGCAACTATGAGAAGAAACCCACTGTCTTTACTCGTGTCTCCGCTTTCAACGACTGGATCGATCAG GTTATGATGTACAACTAA
- the ela3l gene encoding elastase 3 like isoform X2: MERNKAEASINMIPIVLVSVLIAGALGCGTPPIEPLTSRVVNGVDAKPHSWPWQISLQYERDGEWRHTCGGSLIAANWVMTAAHCINTKLSYRVFVGKYNLVEEEAGSKAILPEKIIVHEKWNPIFVAFGNDIAMIKLSESVTLSDQVQLTCIPPAGTLLSNLYPCYITGWGRLYTGGPIADKLQQALMPVADHATCSQPDWWGIAVRTTMVCAGGDGIVAGCNGDSGGPLNCKNAQGAWEVHGIASFVSGLGCNYEKKPTVFTRVSAFNDWIDQVMMYN, encoded by the exons ATGGAAAGGAATAAAG CAGAAGCATCAATCAACATGATCCCCATTGTGCTGGTCTCCGTGCTCATTGCTGGCG CCCTTGGGTGTGGCACCCCACCCATTGAGCCCCTGACTTCCCGTGTGGTCAATGGAGTAGATGCCAAACCCCACAGCTGGCCCTGGCAG ATCTCTCTGCAGTATGAGAGGGACGGTGAGTGGAGGCACACTTGTGGGGGATCGCTGATTGCTGCCAACTGGGTCATGACTGCTGCTCACTGCATCAA CACCAAGCTCTCCTACAGGGTGTTTGTGGGCAAATACAACCTGGTCGAGGAGGAGGCTGGCTCCAAGGCCATCCTGCCTGAGAAGATCATTGTCCATGAGAAATGGAACCCCATCTTTGTAGCCTTCGG TAACGACATTGCCATGATCAAGCTGTCAGAGTCTGTGACTTTGAGTGATCAGGTGCAGTTGACATGTATCCCTCCTGCCGGCACTTTGCTGTCCAACCTCTACCCCTGCTACATCACCGGATGGGGCAGGCTGTACA cTGGAGGCCCCATAGCTGATAAGCTGCAGCAGGCTTTGATGCCTGTGGCTGACCATGCCACCTGCTCCCAGCCTGACTGGTGGGGTATCGCTGTCAGGACCACCATGGTTTGTGCCGGTGGGGATGGAATCGTGGCTGGATGCAAC GGTGACTCCGGTGGCCCTCTTAACTGTAAGAATGCACAGGGTGCCTGGGAGGTCCACGGCATTGCCAGCTTCGTCTCTGGCCTCGGCTGCAACTATGAGAAGAAACCCACTGTCTTTACTCGTGTCTCCGCTTTCAACGACTGGATCGATCAG GTTATGATGTACAACTAA
- the ela3l gene encoding elastase 3 like isoform X5, protein MIPIVLVSVLIAGALGCGTPPIEPLTSRVVNGVDAKPHSWPWQISLQYERDGEWRHTCGGSLIAANWVMTAAHCINTKLSYRVFVGKYNLVEEEAGSKAILPEKIIVHEKWNPIFVAFGNDIAMIKLSESVTLSDQVQLTCIPPAGTLLSNLYPCYITGWGRLYTGGPIADKLQQALMPVADHATCSQPDWWGIAVRTTMVCAGGDGIVAGCNGDSGGPLNCKNAQGAWEVHGIASFVSGLGCNYEKKPTVFTRVSAFNDWIDQVMMYN, encoded by the exons ATGATCCCCATTGTGCTGGTCTCCGTGCTCATTGCTGGCG CCCTTGGGTGTGGCACCCCACCCATTGAGCCCCTGACTTCCCGTGTGGTCAATGGAGTAGATGCCAAACCCCACAGCTGGCCCTGGCAG ATCTCTCTGCAGTATGAGAGGGACGGTGAGTGGAGGCACACTTGTGGGGGATCGCTGATTGCTGCCAACTGGGTCATGACTGCTGCTCACTGCATCAA CACCAAGCTCTCCTACAGGGTGTTTGTGGGCAAATACAACCTGGTCGAGGAGGAGGCTGGCTCCAAGGCCATCCTGCCTGAGAAGATCATTGTCCATGAGAAATGGAACCCCATCTTTGTAGCCTTCGG TAACGACATTGCCATGATCAAGCTGTCAGAGTCTGTGACTTTGAGTGATCAGGTGCAGTTGACATGTATCCCTCCTGCCGGCACTTTGCTGTCCAACCTCTACCCCTGCTACATCACCGGATGGGGCAGGCTGTACA cTGGAGGCCCCATAGCTGATAAGCTGCAGCAGGCTTTGATGCCTGTGGCTGACCATGCCACCTGCTCCCAGCCTGACTGGTGGGGTATCGCTGTCAGGACCACCATGGTTTGTGCCGGTGGGGATGGAATCGTGGCTGGATGCAAC GGTGACTCCGGTGGCCCTCTTAACTGTAAGAATGCACAGGGTGCCTGGGAGGTCCACGGCATTGCCAGCTTCGTCTCTGGCCTCGGCTGCAACTATGAGAAGAAACCCACTGTCTTTACTCGTGTCTCCGCTTTCAACGACTGGATCGATCAG GTTATGATGTACAACTAA
- the bco2l gene encoding beta-carotene 15, 15-dioxygenase 2, like, with product MSKTTEPQTHSISSRQRCPQAAGLESIAPLVSSVEETPDPIPTTIKGTVPSWINGSFLRNGPGKFEFGQDRYTHWFDGMAMMHRFHICEGKITYSSRFLRSDSYVQNSEKNRIVVSEFGTLAMPDPCKNIFARFFSRFQIPKATDNASVNFVKYKGDYYVSTETNYMRRIHPQTLDTKEKVDWSQYIAVNSATAHPHYDREGATYNMGNSYGKGGYFYNIIRVPPPGEKGADNDSADLNGAKVICSIRAAEPRKPSYFHSFVMSENYIVFIEQPIKLDLLKFMLYRIQGKSFHKVMTWEPKNDTIFHVVNRHTGQESEVRYSAAPMFTLHQINAFEDNGFLVMDMCCGDDGEVIGDFTLENLRRDSGEEMDKFYNALCRNLPRRYVLPLTVDEQTPLDQNLVTLGNYKATAKKTKPGEVYMTHEELHDDELLQYGGLEFPQINYNQYNGRPYRYFYSCGFGHVFSDSLLKMDVHTKELKVWRYPGLFPSEPVFVASPNATEEDDGVVMSVIITPREERSTFLLVLDAKTFTELGRAEVPVNIPYGTHGVFNEMG from the exons ATGTCCAAGACCACAGAGCCCCAGACACACAGCA TATCCAGCAGGCAGCGATGCCCGCAGGCCGCTGGGCTGGAGAGCATAGCGCCTCTTGTGTCCTCTGTAGAGGAAACTCCTGATCCCATCCCCACCACCATCAAGGGAACAGTTCCATCCTGGATCAATGGGAGCTTCTTGAGGAACGGGCCTGGGAAGTTTGAGTTTGGGCAAGACAG ataCACCCACTGGTTTGACGGCATGGCCATGATGCACCGATTCCACATATGTGAGGGCAAAATCACCTACAGCAGCCGCTTTCTGCGAAGCGACTCATACGTCCAAAACTCAGAGAAGAATCGCATCGTGGTGTCAGAGTTCGGGACGTTAGCCATGCCTGATCCATGCAAGAACATCTTTGCACGCTTCTTTTCACGCTTTCAGATTCCTA AAGCCACAGATAACGCCAGTGTGAACTTTGTCAAGTACAAAGGAGACTATTATGTCAGCACTGAAACCAACTACATGAGACGAATACATCCACAAACTCTGGATACAAAGGAAAAA GTGGACTGGAGTCAGTACATTGCTGTCAACTCAGCTACAGCTCACCCACACTATGACCGTGAAGGGGCCACATACAACATGGGCAACTCCTACGGCAAAGGGG GTTATTTCTACAACATCATCCGTGTGCCTCCTCCTGGGGAGAAGGGGGCAGACAATGACTCTGCAGACCTGAATGGAGCTAAAGTGATCTGCTCCATCCGTGCAGCTGAACCCAGAAAACCTTCCTATTTTCACAGCTTTG TCATGTCAGAGAACTACATTGTGTTCATTGAGCAGCCAATTAAGCTGGACCTGCTGAAGTTCATGCTGTACAGAATTCAGGGAAAGAGCTTTCACAAAGTCATGACCTGGGAGCCCAAGAATGATACCATCTTCCACGTGGTCAACCGGCACACTGGCCAG GAGAGTGAAGTGAGATACAGTGCAGCGCCCATGTTCACACTGCATCAGATCAATGCTTTTGAGGACAATGGCTTCTTGGTTATGGACATGTGCTGTGGTGACGATGGTGAGGTCATCGGAGACTTCACACTCGAGAACCTCCGCAGAGACTCGGGGGAGGAAATGGACAAG TTTTACAACGCATTGTGCAGAAACCTCCCGAGGAGATACGTCCTACCTCTGACTGTGGATGAGCAAACTCCTCTGGACCAAAACCTTGTCACCCTTGGTAACTATAAAGCCACAGCAAAGAAGACAAAACCTGGAGAG GTTTACATGACCCATGAGGAGCTCCATGATGACGAGCTGTTACAGTACGGTGGCCTTGAGTTCCCTCAGATCAACTACAACCAGTACAATGGTAGACCTTACCGCTATTTCTACTCCTGTGGCTTTGGACACGTCTTCAGTGACTCCCTGCTCAAGATGGATGTCCACACCAAGGAGCTTAAG GTGTGGCGTTATCCTGGCTTGTTCCCGTCTGAGCCTGTCTTTGTTGCTTCGCCCAATGCTACTGAGGAAGATGATGGAGTGGTCATGTCAGTTATCATCACACCCAGAGAA GAGAGAAGTACTTTCCTACTTGTTCTGGATGCCAAGACCTTCACTGAGCTGGGCAGAGCTGAAGTCCCTGTCAATATTCCGTATGGGACCCATGGTGTGTTTAACGAGATGGGCTAG